The following proteins are co-located in the Micromonospora viridifaciens genome:
- a CDS encoding inositol monophosphatase family protein, with product MNLDKLWADLATELLDVLVSYRSRVADLDVREKADHTLLTEADLAVEEMIIDRIRAMDPGARVLAEESGSGTWRPGLDEEPERIWVIDPIDGTAEFVRPQNVEFCSVVCLLERREPVAALIVAPELAAGRKPVVVLASRAEKKISVNGRPAAYNNGPEPARVASLTRSSTSEAPPHEAAMVEAGYALKTRTTSQTLDMLRTALDITDVAEGAPRFDLFYRRQQKVWDGLAGLCLGEIVGLMSTDLNGSKRLPVSMETLAQPEPTFASTVMGRPEAVKWFVELARDSHTGTPKSS from the coding sequence ATGAATCTTGACAAGCTGTGGGCTGATCTGGCGACCGAGCTCCTGGACGTGCTCGTTTCGTACCGGTCCCGAGTGGCCGACCTCGACGTGCGCGAGAAGGCCGACCACACCCTGCTCACCGAGGCCGACCTCGCGGTCGAAGAGATGATCATTGACAGGATCCGTGCCATGGACCCGGGTGCTCGGGTGCTGGCGGAGGAGTCGGGGAGCGGCACCTGGCGACCGGGCCTCGACGAGGAACCCGAGCGGATCTGGGTCATCGACCCGATCGACGGTACGGCCGAGTTCGTCCGGCCGCAGAACGTCGAGTTCTGCTCGGTCGTCTGCCTCCTGGAGCGGCGCGAGCCCGTTGCCGCACTCATCGTCGCTCCCGAGCTGGCCGCCGGTCGCAAGCCGGTCGTCGTGCTCGCATCTCGCGCCGAGAAGAAGATCTCGGTGAACGGCCGACCGGCCGCGTACAACAACGGCCCCGAGCCGGCGCGTGTCGCATCGCTGACTCGGAGTTCCACGTCCGAAGCGCCACCGCATGAGGCCGCCATGGTCGAGGCCGGGTACGCACTGAAGACGAGGACCACGTCACAGACGCTCGACATGCTCCGTACCGCCCTGGACATCACGGACGTTGCCGAGGGTGCGCCGCGTTTCGACCTCTTCTATCGACGGCAGCAGAAGGTCTGGGACGGGCTAGCGGGCTTGTGCCTTGGTGAGATCGTCGGTCTAATGTCCACAGACTTGAATGGGAGTAAGCGGCTGCCGGTATCGATGGAGACGCTCGCTCAACCAGAGCCGACCTTCGCCAGCACCGTGATGGGGCGCCCGGAGGCAGTCAAGTGGTTCGTGGAGCTAGCGCGCGACTCCCACACCGGAACACCGAAGTCCTCGTAG
- a CDS encoding GntR family transcriptional regulator: MPAKPKWAQLADHIRGQIASGELVPGAKLPSTAQLCQEHGVSTIVVRQAIFALRTEGLVEGVQGVGVFVAEQLPNAPDR, translated from the coding sequence ATGCCCGCCAAGCCCAAATGGGCGCAGCTCGCGGACCACATCCGTGGGCAGATCGCGTCCGGTGAACTCGTTCCGGGAGCCAAGCTCCCCTCAACAGCTCAGCTCTGCCAGGAGCACGGAGTCTCAACCATCGTCGTTCGCCAGGCCATCTTCGCGCTGAGGACCGAGGGTCTGGTCGAGGGTGTCCAGGGCGTCGGGGTGTTCGTCGCCGAGCAGTTGCCGAACGCGCCCGACCGGTAA
- a CDS encoding YfbM family protein, which yields MGMTQWFTRVSPEELDRAIADPEWAKEYLLDEGLPSCYLEKAWAGIQFLLDAAEVNVDLYEDGHLIDKECIHLGWDEGMIADAARELSATPFAALAGHYDPEKMGAEEVYPYRGFWDENGLDWLRDHHEELVRFFEATAASGGAAIRSFSF from the coding sequence ATGGGCATGACCCAGTGGTTCACCCGGGTGAGCCCGGAGGAACTGGACCGGGCGATCGCGGACCCGGAGTGGGCGAAGGAGTACCTGCTCGATGAGGGACTGCCGAGCTGCTACCTCGAGAAGGCGTGGGCCGGCATCCAGTTCCTGCTGGACGCGGCCGAGGTGAACGTCGACCTGTACGAGGACGGCCACCTCATCGACAAGGAATGCATCCACCTCGGCTGGGACGAGGGCATGATCGCCGACGCCGCCCGGGAACTGAGCGCGACGCCGTTCGCGGCGTTGGCCGGCCACTACGACCCGGAGAAGATGGGCGCGGAGGAGGTCTACCCGTATCGGGGGTTCTGGGACGAGAACGGTCTCGACTGGCTGCGGGATCACCACGAGGAGCTGGTTCGCTTCTTCGAAGCGACCGCCGCCTCGGGTGGCGCGGCGATCCGGAGCTTCAGCTTCTAA
- a CDS encoding alpha/beta hydrolase — protein MAVPDLRPLVEAPAFHAAVCAAAAASVAPGAPTVVVGHSRAGAYLPGIADAVGGDQLDVVFLDARLPHPGTSWIGSLPPERATWLREIAVSGRLPTWDTWFPASSLDDLLPDPGQRGQVLHDLPELSWQVVSEVLPAPGGAWNSARHVYLQLSAAYQATAEQAEERGYRVCRRDADHLAMVTQPAMVTDLLLSALRA, from the coding sequence GTGGCCGTACCAGACCTTCGCCCCTTGGTCGAGGCGCCGGCCTTTCACGCGGCGGTCTGCGCGGCAGCGGCTGCCAGCGTCGCCCCCGGTGCGCCCACCGTCGTCGTCGGCCACAGCCGCGCGGGTGCCTACTTGCCCGGCATCGCCGACGCGGTCGGCGGCGACCAGCTGGACGTCGTCTTCCTGGACGCCCGCCTGCCGCACCCGGGCACCAGTTGGATTGGGTCACTGCCGCCGGAGCGGGCCACGTGGCTGCGGGAAATAGCGGTGTCGGGCCGCCTGCCGACGTGGGACACCTGGTTCCCCGCCAGCTCCCTCGACGATCTCCTGCCCGACCCCGGCCAGCGGGGTCAGGTGCTGCACGACTTACCCGAGCTGTCGTGGCAGGTCGTCTCCGAGGTGCTCCCCGCGCCGGGCGGGGCGTGGAACTCGGCCAGGCACGTCTACCTCCAGCTGAGCGCTGCGTACCAGGCCACGGCAGAGCAGGCGGAAGAACGCGGGTACCGGGTCTGCCGCCGGGACGCCGATCACCTGGCGATGGTCACGCAGCCCGCGATGGTCACGGATCTACTTCTGTCGGCCTTGCGGGCATAG
- a CDS encoding nucleotidyltransferase family protein codes for MSGQLVRCERHDSEQGSEFRIVDVVDELVPAVRKAAFVERGGHWSKSFPAGTPHLDRAWANFQRLIVPWLRQAADLDPVPWQEALDAVCHRLTGAGVDWWLTGSAALAVRGVAVTPGDLDLVVSAADARRVGDLLVDGLVEPVAPANWFCEWWGRAVLGARVEWVGGVGPAADQPEPSDFGLLAASQLQLLTWRGWRIRVPPLALQRAVSVRRGLHDRVRLIDGFAA; via the coding sequence GTGAGTGGACAGCTGGTGCGCTGTGAACGGCACGATTCCGAGCAGGGCAGCGAGTTCCGGATTGTCGACGTCGTGGATGAACTGGTGCCCGCCGTGCGCAAGGCGGCCTTCGTGGAACGTGGCGGGCACTGGAGCAAGAGCTTCCCAGCCGGCACCCCGCATCTGGACCGCGCATGGGCGAACTTCCAGCGGTTGATCGTGCCGTGGCTGCGGCAGGCCGCCGACCTCGACCCGGTGCCCTGGCAGGAGGCCCTCGATGCGGTGTGCCATCGGCTGACCGGCGCCGGAGTGGACTGGTGGCTGACCGGCAGTGCAGCGCTGGCTGTACGGGGGGTTGCCGTCACGCCGGGCGACCTGGATCTGGTCGTGTCTGCCGCAGACGCGCGCCGCGTCGGCGACCTGCTGGTCGATGGCCTGGTCGAGCCCGTTGCTCCCGCCAACTGGTTCTGTGAGTGGTGGGGCCGCGCCGTACTCGGCGCCCGGGTGGAGTGGGTCGGTGGCGTCGGGCCGGCCGCGGACCAGCCCGAGCCGAGCGACTTCGGTCTGCTGGCTGCGTCTCAGCTGCAGTTGCTCACGTGGCGGGGCTGGCGGATCCGGGTACCGCCCCTCGCGCTTCAACGCGCTGTCAGTGTCCGTCGTGGACTGCACGACCGAGTGCGCCTCATCGATGGCTTCGCGGCCTGA
- a CDS encoding IS110 family RNA-guided transposase, with translation MSVEHDPSMRRPTAGIDWASTEHALAIVGPDGVEVQRMIVEHTATGLRKLLRCLQQTGVFEVGIERPDGPVVEALLEAGLTVFVIAPNQIKHLRRRYGAAGNKDDRFDAYVLADTVRTDHHRLRPLTPDSPATLTLRMTVRARKDLVAARVAMANQLRAHLEHVLPGVIGLFRDIDSAITLSFLTRFPTQDKVDWLSPRRLQNWLRSVSYPNPARAGLLHAHLLAATRGTTGPEATARAHVTAALVAGLTTLREQINALEEQMEVQLLQHPDAEVFTSLPRAGIVRAARLLAEIGDARGRFPTPEALTCLAGAAPSTRQSGKVKVVSFRWAVDKQLRGAVIDFAGDSHHANPWAADLYQRARARGHDHPHATRILARAWLHVIWRCWQDHVPYDPTRHRALQAVLATTA, from the coding sequence ATGAGTGTCGAACACGACCCCTCGATGCGTCGACCAACCGCGGGCATCGACTGGGCCAGCACCGAACACGCCCTCGCGATCGTTGGCCCCGACGGTGTCGAGGTTCAACGGATGATCGTCGAACACACCGCTACGGGGCTGCGGAAGCTGCTGCGCTGCCTGCAGCAGACCGGTGTATTCGAGGTCGGTATCGAGCGTCCCGACGGGCCTGTCGTCGAGGCCCTCCTCGAGGCAGGGCTCACGGTCTTCGTGATCGCCCCGAACCAGATCAAGCACCTGCGCCGCCGTTACGGGGCAGCCGGCAACAAGGATGACCGCTTCGATGCCTACGTCCTGGCCGACACCGTCCGCACCGATCACCACCGCCTGCGTCCCCTTACTCCCGACTCTCCCGCGACACTCACGTTGCGGATGACCGTCCGCGCCCGCAAGGACCTCGTCGCCGCCCGGGTCGCGATGGCCAATCAACTCCGGGCCCACCTCGAACACGTTCTCCCCGGCGTGATCGGGCTGTTCCGCGACATCGACTCCGCCATCACTCTGAGCTTCCTCACCCGGTTCCCGACTCAGGACAAGGTCGACTGGCTGTCGCCACGCAGACTGCAGAACTGGCTGCGCAGCGTCTCCTACCCCAACCCGGCACGAGCTGGGCTGCTGCACGCCCATCTGCTCGCGGCTACCCGCGGAACCACCGGTCCTGAAGCCACCGCCCGGGCGCACGTCACCGCGGCGTTGGTGGCTGGGCTTACTACCCTGCGCGAGCAGATCAACGCGCTGGAGGAACAGATGGAGGTCCAGTTGCTCCAGCATCCCGACGCGGAGGTGTTCACGTCCCTGCCCCGGGCGGGGATCGTGCGAGCGGCCCGCCTTCTGGCTGAGATCGGTGACGCCCGCGGCCGCTTCCCGACACCGGAGGCACTCACCTGCCTGGCCGGCGCCGCACCCTCGACCAGGCAGTCCGGGAAAGTGAAAGTCGTCAGCTTCCGCTGGGCCGTCGACAAACAACTCCGTGGAGCGGTCATCGACTTCGCCGGCGACTCCCACCACGCCAACCCCTGGGCCGCCGACCTCTACCAACGAGCCCGGGCTCGGGGCCACGACCACCCCCACGCCACACGAATCCTCGCCCGCGCCTGGCTGCACGTGATCTGGCGCTGCTGGCAAGACCACGTCCCCTACGACCCCACCCGCCACCGGGCCCTGCAGGCCGTCCTGGCGACCACCGCTTGA
- a CDS encoding tyrosine-protein phosphatase, whose translation MVLDWSGCRNARDLGDLPTVDGYKIRAGALLRSDSHERLTAAMIQAVRSGTVSRVVDLRWAWECEANPSPFAGDGIYRHAPMLNDVLTYVPPPDTYAPMLDHNRPRIGRAFRAVAEAPPGGMVVHCQAGRDRTGVLVALLLAVAGVAAQDIAADYALTDACSPQTMLHTLAHLDQRYGGVTAYLVEAGVEPGLAAAVRSRLLE comes from the coding sequence ATGGTCCTGGACTGGTCGGGCTGTCGTAATGCCCGCGACCTCGGCGATCTCCCCACTGTGGACGGATACAAGATCCGGGCGGGGGCTCTGTTGCGCTCGGACAGCCACGAGCGGCTGACCGCAGCGATGATCCAGGCAGTTCGATCCGGCACGGTGAGCCGCGTCGTGGACCTGCGCTGGGCATGGGAGTGCGAGGCCAACCCGAGCCCGTTCGCCGGCGATGGCATCTACCGGCACGCGCCGATGCTCAACGACGTGCTGACCTATGTTCCGCCGCCGGACACCTACGCCCCGATGCTCGATCACAACCGGCCTCGGATCGGTCGGGCGTTTCGGGCGGTGGCCGAGGCCCCACCGGGCGGTATGGTCGTGCACTGCCAGGCCGGTAGGGATCGGACGGGAGTGCTGGTGGCGCTCCTGCTGGCGGTGGCGGGCGTCGCCGCTCAGGACATCGCTGCGGACTACGCACTCACCGACGCCTGCTCACCCCAGACCATGCTCCACACGCTGGCACACCTCGATCAGCGCTACGGCGGGGTCACCGCGTACCTGGTGGAGGCCGGCGTTGAACCTGGGCTGGCGGCGGCCGTACGCAGCCGGCTTCTGGAGTGA
- a CDS encoding type II toxin-antitoxin system HipA family toxin codes for MGEANDKQLVVLHDGRRVAVVSQGRDGRLSLAYDDDWRRSPQAVPLSLSLPLTARTHDDTAVRAYLWGLLPDSERVLERWARDYQVSARNPFALLQHVGEDCAGAAQFVSPDRVDMMLAGEGGVEWISEDNIAERLRTLRRDPTSWHLARTGQFSLAGAQAKTALHHDPASGRWGDPWGSTPTTHIIKPAITGFDEHDLNERLCLQAARHAGLTVASSKVTTFGEERAIVIERYDRMPAAGGKSLRIHQEDMCQALGVPPTQKYQSEGGPTPEQIVELLRREVQPRGRSEIEIGRFVDALAFNWLVAGTDAHGKNYSILLAGGQVRLAPLYDLASVLPYDDMYLPKLRLAMRIGGEYRIERISGRHWRRFAGDNGLDPESTIERIDQLAARVPPSFAAAAADESIRRLESPLPPLLTQRVSALVEHCRRVLAHD; via the coding sequence ATGGGTGAGGCAAACGACAAGCAGCTCGTCGTGCTCCATGACGGCCGACGAGTGGCGGTGGTCAGCCAGGGCCGCGACGGGCGGCTCAGTCTCGCGTACGACGACGACTGGCGTCGTTCTCCCCAGGCGGTGCCGCTGTCATTGTCCCTGCCGCTGACCGCGCGGACGCACGACGACACGGCCGTCCGAGCGTATCTGTGGGGCCTGCTGCCGGACAGCGAGCGGGTGCTGGAACGTTGGGCACGCGACTACCAGGTCTCCGCCCGCAATCCATTCGCCCTGCTGCAGCATGTCGGGGAGGACTGCGCCGGCGCGGCACAGTTCGTGTCCCCGGATCGGGTGGACATGATGCTCGCCGGCGAGGGCGGCGTCGAATGGATCAGCGAAGACAACATTGCCGAGCGACTTCGGACACTGCGGCGCGACCCTACCTCCTGGCACCTCGCGCGCACCGGCCAGTTCAGCCTCGCGGGCGCGCAGGCCAAGACCGCCCTTCACCACGACCCGGCATCGGGTCGGTGGGGGGATCCGTGGGGCTCGACACCCACGACACACATCATCAAGCCGGCTATCACAGGCTTTGATGAGCACGACCTGAACGAACGCCTGTGCCTGCAGGCCGCCCGCCATGCCGGGCTCACCGTGGCATCGTCCAAGGTGACGACGTTCGGCGAGGAACGGGCGATCGTCATCGAACGGTACGACCGAATGCCGGCAGCGGGCGGGAAGTCGCTGCGCATCCACCAGGAAGACATGTGCCAGGCCCTGGGCGTGCCGCCAACGCAGAAGTACCAGAGCGAAGGCGGGCCGACGCCGGAACAGATCGTGGAATTGCTCCGCCGCGAGGTGCAACCTAGAGGCCGGAGCGAGATCGAGATCGGACGCTTTGTCGATGCCTTGGCGTTCAACTGGCTCGTCGCCGGGACGGACGCGCACGGGAAGAACTACTCAATCCTGCTGGCGGGCGGCCAGGTCCGGCTGGCACCGTTGTACGACCTCGCGAGCGTGCTGCCCTACGACGACATGTACCTGCCGAAGCTACGCCTGGCGATGCGGATCGGCGGCGAGTATCGGATTGAGCGGATCAGTGGCCGCCACTGGCGACGCTTTGCCGGCGACAACGGGCTTGACCCGGAGTCGACGATCGAGCGGATCGATCAATTGGCGGCCCGGGTGCCGCCAAGTTTCGCAGCGGCGGCGGCCGACGAATCCATCCGGCGACTCGAGAGCCCGTTGCCGCCCCTCCTCACCCAGCGCGTGTCCGCGCTGGTCGAGCACTGTCGCCGCGTGCTCGCTCACGACTGA
- a CDS encoding helix-turn-helix domain-containing protein codes for MGRYVRDRRRELGLTQTGLATEAGVSRRWLSDLEAGKESAEVGLVLRTLAALNLMVDAVPLETLPAPGVDLDDLLRRLGPSDG; via the coding sequence TTGGGCCGCTACGTGCGTGATCGTCGCCGGGAGCTTGGATTGACGCAAACCGGCCTCGCCACCGAGGCCGGAGTCAGCCGCCGCTGGCTTTCCGACCTGGAGGCCGGCAAGGAGAGCGCCGAGGTCGGCTTGGTGCTGCGTACGCTCGCGGCGCTGAACCTCATGGTCGACGCCGTGCCGTTGGAGACATTGCCCGCCCCGGGCGTCGATCTCGATGATCTGCTGCGAAGGTTGGGCCCGAGTGATGGGTGA
- a CDS encoding LLM class flavin-dependent oxidoreductase produces MAIFSVQGRPTDAASWLDLARRVEAAGFDALFAADHPGHGASPFVALAAAAAATSTLGLGSYVSNAGVREPILLATDVATLDVVSGGRARLGIGAGHTPAEWRAVGRERPDVPGRVRRCIAVAEAVRDLLAGKEVTVDTPDLATHAARLAELRPVQDQVPLTMGTGNSTLLRWAGAHADVVGLIGAGRTLPDGYMHEVRWRVDQIEAQLAHVAAGAAGRDAPPALEALVQQVTVTDDAEAAAATFAEHAGLTTAELLATPFVLIGTEDEIVTAVAEHQRRWGITRFVVRAEAVDALAPLLPRLAALPQ; encoded by the coding sequence ATGGCGATCTTCTCCGTACAGGGCCGACCGACGGACGCGGCGAGTTGGCTCGACCTGGCCCGGCGGGTCGAGGCAGCCGGGTTCGACGCCCTGTTCGCGGCCGACCACCCCGGGCACGGCGCGTCGCCGTTCGTGGCCCTCGCCGCCGCGGCGGCGGCGACCTCCACGCTGGGCCTCGGCTCGTACGTCTCCAACGCCGGCGTCCGGGAGCCGATCCTGCTCGCCACCGACGTGGCCACTCTCGACGTGGTCTCCGGCGGGCGGGCCCGGCTCGGCATCGGCGCCGGCCACACCCCGGCCGAGTGGCGGGCCGTCGGCCGCGAGCGCCCCGACGTGCCCGGTCGGGTCCGCCGCTGCATCGCCGTCGCCGAGGCCGTCCGCGACCTGCTGGCCGGCAAGGAGGTCACCGTGGACACCCCCGACCTGGCCACCCACGCCGCCCGGCTCGCCGAGCTGCGGCCCGTGCAGGACCAGGTCCCGCTCACCATGGGTACGGGCAACTCCACCCTGCTGCGCTGGGCCGGCGCGCACGCCGACGTGGTGGGCCTGATCGGCGCCGGCCGTACCCTCCCCGACGGGTACATGCACGAGGTGCGGTGGCGGGTCGACCAGATCGAGGCCCAGCTCGCCCACGTGGCGGCCGGTGCCGCCGGCCGTGACGCGCCGCCCGCCCTGGAGGCGCTGGTCCAGCAGGTCACCGTGACCGACGACGCCGAGGCCGCCGCCGCGACGTTCGCCGAGCACGCCGGCCTCACCACCGCCGAACTGCTCGCCACGCCGTTCGTGCTGATCGGCACCGAGGACGAGATCGTCACGGCGGTCGCGGAGCATCAGCGCCGCTGGGGGATCACCCGCTTCGTGGTACGCGCCGAAGCCGTCGACGCGCTCGCCCCACTCCTCCCCCGCCTCGCAGCACTTCCGCAATAG
- a CDS encoding oxidoreductase, with protein sequence MTTGTINAAAAGTWRLGDRTVNRIGFGAMRLTANADGSPSDRDRAISVLRRAVELGVNHIDTAAFYFSPLRSANELINRALSPYPEDLVIVTKVGPGKDPSGAWLPMARPDQLRGQVEENLRQLGRDHLDVVNLRVYGPEPLAEHFGALAELRDAGLIRHLGVSAVTAEQVAEARTIAPVVCVQNSYGLGYRLSNDALIRDCAAHGIAFVPFFSLATSGREAGATGAEHDEVRAIAREHGVTPAQVRLAWTLHQGPNVLAIPGTGNPDHLTQNVAAGALRLTDTDLTRLAALHRGE encoded by the coding sequence ATGACCACGGGGACGATCAACGCGGCGGCGGCGGGCACCTGGCGGCTCGGCGACCGCACCGTCAACCGGATCGGCTTCGGCGCGATGCGGCTGACCGCCAACGCCGACGGGAGCCCGAGCGACCGGGACCGGGCGATCAGCGTGCTGCGCCGCGCGGTCGAGCTGGGCGTCAACCACATCGACACCGCCGCGTTCTACTTCTCGCCGCTACGCTCGGCGAACGAGCTGATCAACCGGGCGCTGTCGCCGTACCCGGAAGACCTGGTCATCGTGACCAAGGTCGGGCCGGGCAAGGACCCGTCCGGCGCGTGGCTGCCGATGGCTCGGCCGGACCAGCTGCGCGGCCAGGTCGAGGAGAACCTGCGCCAGCTCGGCCGGGACCACCTCGACGTGGTCAACCTCCGGGTGTACGGCCCGGAGCCCCTGGCCGAGCACTTCGGCGCGCTCGCCGAGCTGCGCGACGCCGGGCTGATCCGGCACCTGGGCGTCTCCGCCGTGACGGCGGAGCAGGTCGCCGAGGCACGGACCATCGCGCCGGTGGTCTGCGTGCAGAACTCGTACGGCCTCGGCTACCGGCTGAGCAACGACGCGCTGATCCGGGACTGCGCCGCGCACGGGATCGCCTTTGTGCCGTTCTTCTCGCTGGCCACCAGCGGCCGCGAGGCCGGCGCGACCGGCGCCGAGCACGACGAGGTACGCGCGATCGCCCGCGAGCACGGCGTGACCCCGGCCCAGGTGCGCCTGGCCTGGACGCTGCACCAGGGGCCGAACGTGCTGGCCATCCCCGGCACCGGCAACCCAGACCACCTGACGCAGAACGTCGCGGCAGGTGCCCTCCGTCTCACCGACACCGACCTCACCCGCCTCGCCGCACTCCACCGGGGCGAGTAA
- a CDS encoding hemerythrin domain-containing protein, with translation MHPSHSPAGRLTALGTQLIEIHHWLREELARLRASLDSPANTGAGLSRELRAHCVGFCAALDRHHTGEDGGAFRLLAEQAPELRPVLAELRADHRVVADLLRRVDALLAGAADGPTVRAELDGLAALLESHFTYEERKLVAALDAVTGGTAEELLGLDIPDEETA, from the coding sequence GTGCACCCATCCCACTCACCGGCCGGGCGGCTGACCGCCCTCGGCACCCAGTTGATCGAGATCCACCACTGGCTCCGCGAGGAGCTGGCCCGGCTCCGCGCGAGCCTCGACTCCCCCGCCAACACCGGCGCCGGCCTGTCCCGGGAGCTACGGGCGCACTGCGTCGGCTTCTGCGCGGCCCTGGACCGGCACCACACCGGCGAGGACGGCGGCGCGTTCCGCCTCCTGGCCGAGCAGGCACCCGAGCTGCGACCGGTCCTCGCCGAGCTGCGCGCGGACCACCGGGTGGTGGCGGACCTGCTGCGCCGGGTCGACGCCCTGCTCGCCGGGGCGGCCGACGGCCCCACGGTCCGGGCCGAGCTGGACGGCCTCGCCGCACTGCTGGAGTCGCACTTCACCTACGAGGAGCGCAAGCTGGTCGCCGCGCTGGACGCGGTGACCGGCGGCACGGCCGAGGAACTGCTCGGCCTCGACATACCGGATGAGGAGACGGCATGA
- a CDS encoding YeiH family protein — MDTDLGNGAGPVATPRDANPRRLGPGLLLAVGLGVAAAAGGHAVPVVGAPVLAIVGGMLVGPFARRRRWAIDPGARFAGRYVLQAAIVIFGLGLSLAAVVRIGVSSLPVMLGTLAACFAVAALAGRALGVSADLRLLLGSGTGICGASAIGAVAPVIAAGEAAIGYAMSTIFVFNLLAVLVFPPVGHLLGLDAQSFGLWAGTAVNDTSSVVAAGYAYSRAAGDEAVAVKLTRALMIIPLVLAVALARNRARAGDTGVRGEPERPAAGPAGEARVAGRRPGGRLRISRLVPTFIPLFLLATAANTLGLVPERARDGLGLAAAAVLAVAMAGIGLGISTRELRRSGIRPLILGGLLSLTVAVTGLGLQALFT, encoded by the coding sequence GTGGATACGGATCTTGGCAACGGGGCCGGGCCGGTGGCCACACCACGGGACGCGAACCCACGTCGCCTCGGGCCCGGGCTGCTCCTCGCCGTCGGGCTCGGGGTCGCGGCCGCCGCGGGTGGGCACGCCGTGCCGGTGGTCGGGGCGCCCGTGCTGGCGATCGTCGGTGGCATGCTGGTCGGCCCGTTCGCCCGTCGCCGGCGCTGGGCGATCGACCCGGGGGCCCGTTTCGCCGGCCGGTACGTGCTCCAGGCGGCCATCGTCATCTTCGGTCTCGGGCTGTCCCTCGCCGCCGTGGTGCGGATCGGGGTGAGCTCGCTGCCGGTGATGCTGGGCACCCTGGCCGCCTGCTTCGCCGTCGCCGCGCTCGCCGGTCGGGCCCTGGGGGTATCCGCCGACCTGCGGCTGCTGCTCGGTTCCGGCACCGGGATCTGCGGCGCGTCGGCGATCGGAGCGGTCGCCCCGGTGATCGCGGCCGGTGAGGCGGCCATCGGGTACGCGATGTCCACCATCTTCGTCTTCAACCTGCTCGCGGTCCTGGTCTTTCCGCCCGTCGGGCACCTGCTCGGGCTGGACGCGCAGTCCTTCGGGTTGTGGGCCGGCACCGCCGTCAACGACACGTCCAGCGTGGTCGCCGCGGGGTACGCGTACAGCCGGGCGGCCGGCGACGAGGCGGTCGCGGTCAAGCTGACCCGCGCCCTGATGATCATTCCGCTGGTGCTGGCGGTCGCCCTCGCCCGGAACCGCGCCCGGGCTGGTGACACCGGGGTGCGCGGGGAGCCGGAGCGGCCGGCGGCCGGGCCCGCCGGGGAGGCGCGGGTGGCCGGCCGGCGGCCCGGCGGCCGGCTGCGGATCAGCCGCCTGGTGCCGACGTTCATCCCGCTGTTCCTGCTCGCGACGGCGGCGAACACCCTGGGGCTGGTACCCGAGCGGGCCCGTGACGGGCTCGGCCTCGCCGCCGCCGCGGTGCTCGCGGTGGCGATGGCGGGCATCGGCCTGGGTATCTCCACCCGCGAGCTGCGTCGGTCGGGGATCCGGCCGCTGATCCTCGGCGGCCTGCTGTCGCTCACCGTCGCGGTCACCGGGCTCGGGTTGCAGGCACTCTTCACGTAA